The sequence CGATTAATGAGGGGATATGCTAAAAGCGTGTGGGAAGCCAAAATAGAACCAACTAGAACAGCCTCATTCCAGCCAAAGCCAAAACTCCGACCGATCAAGATTCCCACCATCAGAGGTATACTGAAGGTCAAGCAGCCAAAGCCGAAAACTTGACTTTTTTTGCGGCGGAACTGCTCTAAGTCAATTTCTAAGCCTGCTACAAACATCAAATAAATTAACCCAATGTCTGCAAGCAGGCTCATAACAGGCGATTCTGTCTGGAATATATTCCAGCCATAGGGACCAAGTACTACCCCCGATAGCACTAAACCTACCAGTCCCGGTAGTCGTAGTCGCTCAAATACGACGGGTACGACTAAAATGACCACCAGTAGAATGGCAAAGGGAATAATGGGTTCCTTGGTGAGAACTTGGGCAGTATCTTCAACAGCAAGAACTTGTGAGATCAGTTCCATAGGTAGGACTTGCAGGGGTGATGGTGGGACTGTGATTCTCTTAGGGCAATCCTCGAATCACGATCAAAGGTCGGGGTATAAGGGTATATGGATTCAAGGGTGTAGAAGAGCAAGAAATATCTTGTTCATCTAAACCCCTACACCCCTAACCACTTATACCCCTAGTGACGAAATAACAGCAGAAGCCACCTGGACGATAAATATCAAAATTTTACTTACACTAACTAAGCAATTATCTAGGAACGAACTACCTATGGGTGGATTTGACTCAAAATGAACCGCAGGCGATCGTAGTCGTCTTTGAGCAATACGCTCAGGGTACGTCCGGCTTGTATGAGCCATTCTCGATCAGCTTTACGTAACTGATATACCTCGCGAATGGCTGCTGCGGTCAAAGAATCTACTGGCGCACTGTTGACAAAAAGCAGTGTCCGCAAAAAATCTAGCTGTTCGGTAAATTTAATTATCGCTTCACTTTCGCATCGATAAACTGGTTGATGAATTTGCGGTGGACGAGGAGGTAAATACTGATACAGTCGAGCACTAGAACCCCGTATATTGGAGCCTGTTGCAAAGCCTACGATCGCAGCACGAAATTCGGTTTTGAGCATGGCGAATATCTGGGGTTGTTCCTCTCGCAACTCCTGTAGCGACAATCCTAGAGCCACTGGTCTGTGTACGGAATCGATGGGCATAGTCGTGGCATGGTAGACCACAGCATACACTTGATTGCCTGATTCTTCATCCACAGAAAAAACCCAACTGCCAAAGGGAGGCATGGGAGGAAAGCTCAAGTCTTCCGGTTCCAGACACTGGGCTAAAAACTCACAAGTAGTAGTTTCGACCACCTCCGCAAAGTGGTTGGGGTGGCGATCGCCTCTGTTAAATTGTGGCAGGGGAAGACGCATAGTTATCAAAAGTCACGCATTCAAAAGTCACGCATTCAAAAGTCAAGAGTCACAATGTTATGAACTATTGACTCTTGACTCTGGACTTTGGACTATTTTGCTTTTTTACGTCCGGCTGTTGTCTCTACAGGTTCTAGTTCTGAGAGACGAAAGGTAATTAATTTATCCCAGTTACCACCTTCAAACAGTACGGCGACCTTGCCATCACTTACCCGTTGCACGAGTCCTTCATAGCGATAATAGGTATCTTTCGGATTCTTGACGCGAACAGTTGCTCCTGGCAGGATCATGATTTTTACTCTCTAGGTTTCCTGTTAATAGCTTAATACTTGTGACTGGTCATTGGTTAGTTGTTGGTAGTTGGTTGTTGGTTGTTAGAACCAACAACAAACAACAAACAACAAACAACACACAAAGGATTAATATTTCTGCTTTTGGCGAAAATTAGCCACAGACTCGACTATTCCCAAGGCAATAAAGTTTTTCAACATAGCAGAACGCCCGTAACTCATCCAAGGTAAGGGAATTCCTGCTACTGGCGCTAAACCAACAGTCATGCCAATGTTGACAATCATCTGAAACACGATCATGGACAAAACACCAATAGCTAATAATGAGCCAAAATTATCTTTGGCAGTTTGGGCAACGTGTAACAGGCGCAGACAAATTAAGCAGAAGACAAAGAGCAATATCAAACAGCCAATGAAACCGAATTCTTCTCCCACGGCAGAGAAGATAAAATCTGTGTGCTGTTCGGGAACGAAATTCAACTGAGTCATCGGACCTTTGAAAAGACCCCATCCCCACCACTCACCAGCACCAATGGCAATGCGAGATTGGATTTGGTGATAAGCAGCGCCGAGGGGATCGGCTTTGGGGTTCATGAATGAAGTGAGTCGGTCTTTTTGATAGTCTTTCAGCACGTGGTTCCAAATAAACAGTCCTAATTCGCCACCCAGCATATTCAGACTCCATGCACCGATAGCGCCAAAGTTATATTTTCGCCAAGGGAGGGTACGCCAGCCAACAATCCCCATGATTACTGACCAAACTAACCCTAACGGGCCGAAAGTAATGTCTTTGGAGAAAGCGATCGCAAAGGGCCAGGGTATGCTAAACAAAATCGCGGCAAAAATCGGAGAAATCATTAGTATCAACCAGCCTGGGTTAGCATTTGCCCAGTACAACATCCCCAAGACGATCGCACCAAATACTAGTGATGTTGCCAAGTCTGGTTGCAAAAATACCAATCCCCAAGGAATGGCAGTAATTGCCAAAGCGCGGAAAACGCTATCAAGGCTAGAAGCAGTGCGTTTGTGTAGCAAAGCGGCTAGGGTGATAATGATCCCGATTTTGGCAAATTCTGAAGGCTGGATGTTGAAACCAAAGATGTTGATCCACCGTTGTGCGCCTTTAGCACTGTGACCAATTACCATGACTGCGATCAAGCTGATGTTGGTAATTGTGTATGTCACCCAATGCCATTGGAGTAGATTTTCATAACGAAAGCGGGCCAGCATCAAGGCGATCGCGCAACCAATAGCACCAATCAGCCAGTGCCACCACCAGTCGGTGAGTCCCTGGTTCAATTCGGTACTGCGGATCATGATGCCACCAAATATGGTCAAACCTACGGGCAAACAAAATAACAGCCAGTCCATTTGCTGCCAAGGTTTAAACCAATATTTCCAGCGAATTTGCAAGAGGGGAGAGCGTGACCTTTTTAACAACATGGGGGGATTGTAGACTCTTAGTTTTTAGATTTTAAATTTACTGACTACTAAAAGTCTGTATTCCGACCCATAGTTTGTTACCCAGACAAAAATTACAATTTCTTATGTAAGGGCAGCAACTGATACTTTGCCTGCGATTATTTGGGCGATCGCCTTGAATGCTTTGGCACTGGCTGAATCTGGATCGGCTGCAACTATTGGTACACCACTGTCTCCGCCGATGCGCGTGGAAATTTCTAATGGTATGCACCCCAACAACGGCACTCCCAACTCTGCCGCTGTTTTAGAGCCACCACCAGATCCAAAAATGTCATACTGCTTATCCGGCATATCCGGGGGAATGAAATAACTCATGTTTTCGACTATCCCCAAGACAGGTACGTGCATTTGCTGAAACATTCGCAAACCTTTGCGAGAATCTAACAAAGCGACAGTTTGCGGTGTCGTTACAATCACTGCTCCTGCCATTGGCACTGCTTGTGTCAATGTTAACTGAGCATCCCCTGTTCCCGGTGGCATATCGACAATCATATAGTCCAGTTCTCCCCATTGCACTTGATAGAGAAACTGGCGAATTACCCCATTCAGCATTGGCCCGCGCCAAATCACAGGCTGATCGCGGTCAATCAAAAAGCCCATTGATACTAGTTTGACGCCATGATTGAAAGCAGGCTCCAATACTTCTCCTTTCTCCGAGGAGCGCACTACAATCTGAGCATCAGCTAATCCCAGCATCGTAGGATCGTTAGGCCCGTAAATATCCGCATCAAGCAAACCTACCTTCGCCCCAGATTGTGCCAGAGCGACTGCTACATTCACAGCCACCGTACTTTTACCGACGCCGCCTTTACCACTAGAAATGGCGATAATATTCTTTACACCAGTCACGCCTGTGCGATCGGGTAAACTTTTTTGCTGGGGTGTTTCTGCTGTTACTTCTACGGATACATCCGTAACACCTGGTAAAGTTTTCACCGCTTTTTGACAGTCTTCCACGATGAATTCACGTAACGGGCAGGCAGGTGTAGTCAACACCAAAGTAAAATTTACTTTGCCTCCGTCAATTTTAATGTTGCGAATCATATTCATTTCTACCAGACTTTTGCGGAGTTCTGGGTCTTGTACCGGTCGCAACACTTCTAAGACTGAGCGAGAATCGAGGACATTATTCATAGTGTTTTTACCCTTACTGCCGCAACATTATTTAACAAACAGCAATGATTATCTAGTTATCTACTTGCATCTTAACTTTGTTGGGTAATAGGTAATAGGTAATAGGTAATTGAGAAGACTTATTCTTTCCATTACTCATTACCCATTACCCCTTATTCCTTACCTAAAAATCAAAACAACTATCCTTGAGTGGTTTCCCTTTCCCTGAAACTGCTGATAATGTCCCTTTTTCAACTGCCTCGATTAAAGCTTTGGCGACGCGATCGGCGTAAGGACGAGAAAATGACCAAATCAAGGGCGATAACCAACCGCGTAGTGTAACAGAATATGACAAATAGGTACCGCAAAGGGTAGACTCTATAGTGTAAGTGATTCGTTCTTCAACACCAGGAATCGCCAATATTCTGATACTCAGTAACTCTCTGGGATTGACGCGCTCTACAAAAATACGTATCGGAATTGGTGAAAAACGTGTCACCGCTTGATAAATTAATCCTGGTTTGGGTACTAATCCATAAGGGACGTTCGTGCTTTTGAGAAGTGGATGCCAGGAGACGTCTGCCAAGTTAACTAGCTTTTGCCACAGTTCATCAACAGAAGCAGAACTAATCTCGCGATAAGTTCGTATTAGAGAAGCGCAAAACCGACGACGTTTGCGGTGGATGAAGTTGGGCAACCAAGCTCGCATTTTCCTAATCCTCTTCGCTACATGCTTTCTGGTAACTCTTGCATGATGGATGGGTATTGGGTATTGGGGAATGGGGATTGGGGATTGGGTAAAGGGTAAAGGGTAAAGGGTAAAGGGTAAAGGGTAAAGGAATATTACTACCCTTTCAGCCTTCCTCCTTTACCCTTCCCCCTCTTGTTTTTTCCCATGCCCTTTGTCCCATGCCCCTTAACCCTTTCCAGTCCCTAGTTCTTAGTCTCTAGTCCCCATTCTCCTTGAAACTTCTGATGCCTGAGGTAACAACCCTGCAAGAGAAACCATATTTTTTCTACTTTTTATAAATACTATTAATCAGCACCCGATATCTTCCTACCTACTGCGGAAATGCACAGAAAAATTTGGTGTGCGATTATACTGTTTTACTTTGATTTTGGTGAATAGGGTCTCCACAGTAAAATTTGGGCTAAATTCAGACATAGCATTTAGGTTTTACCAAAGTAATTTTTTTGTCAAAGTAGCCC is a genomic window of Fischerella sp. PCC 9605 containing:
- a CDS encoding NAD(P)H dehydrogenase subunit NdhS; this encodes MILPGATVRVKNPKDTYYRYEGLVQRVSDGKVAVLFEGGNWDKLITFRLSELEPVETTAGRKKAK
- a CDS encoding Mrp/NBP35 family ATP-binding protein, whose product is MNNVLDSRSVLEVLRPVQDPELRKSLVEMNMIRNIKIDGGKVNFTLVLTTPACPLREFIVEDCQKAVKTLPGVTDVSVEVTAETPQQKSLPDRTGVTGVKNIIAISSGKGGVGKSTVAVNVAVALAQSGAKVGLLDADIYGPNDPTMLGLADAQIVVRSSEKGEVLEPAFNHGVKLVSMGFLIDRDQPVIWRGPMLNGVIRQFLYQVQWGELDYMIVDMPPGTGDAQLTLTQAVPMAGAVIVTTPQTVALLDSRKGLRMFQQMHVPVLGIVENMSYFIPPDMPDKQYDIFGSGGGSKTAAELGVPLLGCIPLEISTRIGGDSGVPIVAADPDSASAKAFKAIAQIIAGKVSVAALT
- the rodA gene encoding rod shape-determining protein RodA, coding for MLLKRSRSPLLQIRWKYWFKPWQQMDWLLFCLPVGLTIFGGIMIRSTELNQGLTDWWWHWLIGAIGCAIALMLARFRYENLLQWHWVTYTITNISLIAVMVIGHSAKGAQRWINIFGFNIQPSEFAKIGIIITLAALLHKRTASSLDSVFRALAITAIPWGLVFLQPDLATSLVFGAIVLGMLYWANANPGWLILMISPIFAAILFSIPWPFAIAFSKDITFGPLGLVWSVIMGIVGWRTLPWRKYNFGAIGAWSLNMLGGELGLFIWNHVLKDYQKDRLTSFMNPKADPLGAAYHQIQSRIAIGAGEWWGWGLFKGPMTQLNFVPEQHTDFIFSAVGEEFGFIGCLILLFVFCLICLRLLHVAQTAKDNFGSLLAIGVLSMIVFQMIVNIGMTVGLAPVAGIPLPWMSYGRSAMLKNFIALGIVESVANFRQKQKY